A portion of the Deinococcus hopiensis KR-140 genome contains these proteins:
- a CDS encoding DHCW motif cupin fold protein encodes MQLRNIPFGTTTWSHVEPTTHPGEHGSAQWRTQNFGEIRVRYVEYTPGYLADHWCRKGHILLVLSGQLDTELEDGRTFTLTAGMSYQVADGAEAHRSSSPLGATLFIVD; translated from the coding sequence ATGCAGTTACGTAATATTCCCTTTGGCACAACCACCTGGTCACACGTTGAACCGACGACTCATCCCGGAGAACACGGAAGTGCTCAGTGGCGAACGCAGAACTTTGGCGAGATCCGGGTTCGTTATGTGGAATACACGCCGGGGTATCTTGCTGACCACTGGTGCCGGAAGGGTCATATCCTCCTGGTACTGTCCGGACAGTTGGACACTGAGCTTGAAGATGGACGTACCTTCACGCTCACAGCCGGCATGAGCTACCAAGTGGCTGATGGAGCGGAAGCGCACCGCTCCTCGTCTCCTCTGGGCGCAACCCTTTTTATTGTGGACTAG